A part of Drosophila bipectinata strain 14024-0381.07 chromosome 3L, DbipHiC1v2, whole genome shotgun sequence genomic DNA contains:
- the Rgl gene encoding ral guanine nucleotide dissociation stimulator-like 1 isoform X2, which produces MSQNVADSLPTWRLWGEEHEKNAIFTVYLKKVRYHRPTPTASNDSDDEISHLEWETVRVRFVKAATLARLVEALATDDGELESTFINVFLSTYRTFSTPKQVLSLLTQRYDTLHEKHLEEVEQAQQSGQAMDPAYDPHASIHEQHKKTLVSALHVWLDGFPEDWHEDNLQQILAFATKRLKRSDLHIKVLNRLERLIRQSVYGNGSGGGGGGGGVGLEGNGLSWLSAAGTQQVQQFMIPTHYGSSYDLTDQFNGLYLSPMGHGPIYRGPTHFLQAFRFPHVPVRHFAEQLTRMDTELFKRLIPHQCLGHTWARRDSGGSETVVATINQFNAVLFRVVSSILIDRLKPQERALNISRWIDIAQELRMLKNFSSLKAIISALNSNSIYRLSKIWEVLPKERMEVFTELARICSEDNNAWTLREVLKREGTAKNPDPASDQSDRHLHKLIQNLGTQTSHGTIPYLGTFLTDLTMIHTANPDYLTEDKLINFDKKRKEFEVLAQIKLLQGAANTYNLQADALFDHWFNSMPVFDEREAFELSCRLEAPPPAPRKSVVSTNTSLTNTTASSTASILGHRKTDSIHSNSSSGAGSQFYCELNSSTSSRHNSLDRDAHHQHASLMSASSSVSNLSLDSSNSGGRQSGKLTHSQSMGNGLKSHGNGTTNGGSPHINAQLVQPAGGTPQSAPDFYIIRVTYETDNIELDGIVLYKSIMLGNNERTPQVIRNAMLKLGLEDDPDRFTLAQVLPDKELVMPKNANVYYAVNTNYNLNFILRPRKDEGVPGS; this is translated from the exons CCCACGTGGCGCCTTTGGGGCGAAGAGCATGAAAAGAACGCCATTTTCACGGTCTACCTGAAGAAGGTCCGATACCACCGACCCACGCCCACGGCCAGCAAT GACTCTGATGATGAGATTTCCCACTTGGAATGGGAGACCGTGCGAGTCCGTTTCGTCAAGGCAGCGACCCTGGCCCGTCTGGTGGAGGCCCTCGCCACCGATGACGGGGAGCTGGAGTCGACGTTCATCAACGTGTTTCTGTCCACCTACCGCACCTTCTCCACACCCAAGCAGGTGCTCAGTCTGCTGACGCAGCGGTACGACACTCTGCACGAGAAACACCTGGAGGAGGTGGAGCAGGCCCAGCAGAGCGGCCAGGCCATGGACCCCGCCTACGATCCGCACGCCTCCATTCACGAGCAGCACAAGAAAACGCTGGTCTCGGCATTGCATGTGTGGCTGGATGGTTTCCCAGAGGACTGGCATGAGGATAACCTGCAGCAG ATCTTGGCCTTTGCCACCAAGCGACTGAAGCGTTCCGATCTGCATATCAAGGTGCTTAATCGCCTGGAGCGGCTCATCCGGCAGTCCGTCTATGGCAACGGCAGTGGcggaggcggcggcggaggTGGTGTCGGCCTGGAGGGGAACGGTCTTTCCTGGCTCTCGGCTGCTGGAACGCAGCAGGTGCAGCAGTTTATGATTCCCACTCACTACGGCTCCTCCTATGACCTGACGGACCAGTTCAACGGGCTGTATCTGTCGCCAATGGGTCATGGACCCATCTACCGAGGACCCACTCACTTCCTGCAAGCATTCCGCTTTCCCCATGTGCCCGTGCGCCACTTTGCCGAGCAGCTGACCCGCATGGACACGGAGCTCTTCAAGAGGCTGATTCCTCATCAGTGCCTGGGCCATACGTGGGCGCGGCGGGATAGCGGAGGATCAGAGACTGTGGTGGCCACCATTAACCAGTTCAATGCGGTGCTCTTCCGGGTAGTGTCCAGCATACTCATAGATCGTCTGAAGCCACAG GAGCGCGCTCTTAATATTTCACGTTGGATTGATATTGCCCAGGAGCTGCGCATGCTCAAGAACTTTAGTTCCCTGAAGGCCATCATTTCTGCTTTGAACTCCAATTCCATCTACAGGCTGTCCAAGATCTGGGAGGTGTTGCCCAAAGAAAGA ATGGAAGTCTTCACGGAGCTGGCTCGGATCTGCTCGGAGGACAACAACGCGTGGACACTGCGAGAGGTGCTGAAGCGCGAGGGTACTGCCAAGAACCCGGATCCGGCCAGCGATCAGAGCGATCGCCACCTCCATAAACTAATCCAGAATCTTGGAACGCAGACATCCCACGGGACGATACCCTACTTGGGCACCTTCCTCACCGACCTTACTATGATCCACACGGCCAATCCCGACTACCTCACCGAGGACAAGCTGATCAACTTCGACAAGAAGCGGAAAGAGTTTGAGGTCCTGGCCCAGATCAAGCTGCTCCAGGGAGCGGCCAACACCTACAACCTGCAGGCAGATGCCCTCTTTGATCACTGGTTCAACTCGATGCCGGTCTTCGACGAGCGGGAGGCCTTCGAGCTGAGCTGCCGCCTGGAAGCTCCACCACCGGCGCCCCGCAAGTCCGTGGTCAGCACTAACACCTCGCTGACCAATACGACCGCCTCCTCGACGGCCTCCATCCTGGGCCACCGCAAGACTGACTCCATCCACTCCAACTCGAGCAGTGGCGCCGGTTCGCAATTCTACTGTGAGCTGAACAGCAGCACTAGCTCCAGGCACAATTCCCTGGACCGGGACGCCCACCATCAGCACGCCTCCCTCATGTCCGCCTCGAGCAGTGTCTCCAACCTGTCCCTGGACTCCAGCAACTCCGGCGGCCGCCAGTCCGGCAAGCTGACGCACTCCCAGTCAATGGGAAATGGCCTCAAGTCGCATGGGAATGGCACCACCAATGGAGGATCGCCCCACATCAACGCCCAACTGGTGCAGCCAGCGGGCGGAACTCCCCAATCCGCCCCAGACTTCTACATCATCCGGGTGACGTACGAGACGGACAACATCGAGCTGGATGGGATTGTGCTCTACAAAAGCATCATGCTGGGCAACAATGAGCGGACGCCGCAGGTGATCCGCAATGCGATGCTGAAGCTGGGCCTGGAGGACGATCCGGATCGGTTCACGCTGGCGCAGGTGCTGCCGGACAAGGAGCTGGTTATGCCAAAGAATGCCAACGTCTACTATGCGGTGAACACGAACTACAACCTGAACTTTATCCTCAGGCCCCGCAAGGACGAGGGCGTGCCGGGCAGCTAG